One stretch of Streptomyces sp. 135 DNA includes these proteins:
- a CDS encoding amidase: protein MRPYELTLAEAAKAIAARELSPVELTDSVLRRVESVEGRLNAYVTVLAEAARRAAVRAERDIAAGRQLGPLHGIPMGLKDLIDVAGLPTKAGSRVRESAPVADRDSTVASRLRAAGAVLLGKTHTHEFAYGLTTPRTRNAWAHDRVAGGSSGGSAVAVAAGEATFALGTDTGGSIRVPAALNGVVGLKPTYGLVPVRGVTPLSWSLDHVGPITRTVEDAGLALEALLGGGGDTASPAGGSLAGLRVGVPRNHYFDRVHPEVEEAVRAAIDVLGALGAELVGVAIPMSEYLQATQWGLMVPEATAYHQRTLRTSPELYSDDVRTLLEAGGLVPAGDYLRARRSRTLMRDAWTRLFETVDVVAAPTVPATAAHRDQRTIPWPDGSEESVSDAYVRLSAPANITGLPALTLPVGADSAGLPIGMQLIGRPFAEATVVRTGRAYEAAHAPGPGERGRGLPPHAAAAHSAAPTGAMSLR, encoded by the coding sequence ATGCGGCCGTATGAGTTGACCCTCGCCGAAGCGGCGAAGGCGATCGCGGCGCGCGAACTGTCGCCCGTGGAGCTGACCGACTCGGTGCTGCGACGCGTCGAGTCCGTGGAAGGGCGCCTGAACGCCTACGTGACGGTCCTTGCCGAGGCCGCGCGCCGGGCGGCCGTGCGAGCCGAACGGGACATCGCGGCGGGGCGCCAACTCGGTCCGCTGCACGGCATCCCGATGGGCCTCAAGGACCTCATCGACGTCGCCGGCCTGCCCACCAAGGCCGGCTCCCGCGTCCGGGAGTCGGCCCCCGTGGCCGACCGCGACAGCACGGTCGCGAGCCGGTTGCGCGCCGCCGGAGCGGTCCTGCTCGGCAAGACCCACACCCACGAGTTCGCCTACGGACTCACCACGCCCCGGACCCGCAACGCCTGGGCCCACGACCGGGTGGCCGGCGGCTCCAGCGGCGGCTCGGCGGTGGCGGTCGCGGCGGGGGAGGCCACCTTCGCCCTGGGCACGGACACCGGCGGGTCCATCCGGGTCCCCGCGGCGCTCAACGGCGTGGTGGGACTCAAACCCACGTACGGACTCGTCCCCGTCCGCGGTGTCACGCCCCTGTCCTGGTCCCTCGACCACGTGGGGCCGATCACCCGCACCGTCGAGGACGCCGGACTCGCACTCGAAGCGCTCCTCGGCGGCGGGGGCGACACCGCGAGCCCCGCCGGCGGGAGCCTCGCCGGGCTGCGCGTCGGCGTCCCCCGGAACCACTACTTCGACCGGGTGCACCCCGAGGTGGAGGAAGCCGTCCGCGCCGCCATCGACGTCCTCGGCGCGCTCGGCGCCGAACTCGTCGGCGTCGCCATCCCGATGAGCGAGTACCTCCAGGCCACCCAGTGGGGGCTCATGGTCCCCGAGGCCACGGCCTACCACCAGCGGACCCTTCGTACGTCCCCCGAGCTGTACTCCGACGACGTCCGCACCCTGCTCGAAGCGGGCGGGCTCGTCCCGGCGGGCGATTATCTGCGCGCCCGGCGGTCCCGCACGCTCATGCGCGACGCCTGGACGCGGCTCTTCGAGACCGTCGACGTCGTCGCCGCGCCGACGGTGCCCGCCACCGCCGCCCACCGCGACCAGCGGACCATCCCGTGGCCGGACGGATCCGAGGAGAGCGTGTCCGACGCCTACGTACGGCTGTCGGCCCCGGCGAACATCACGGGCCTGCCCGCCCTCACCCTGCCCGTCGGCGCCGACAGCGCGGGACTGCCCATCGGCATGCAGCTCATCGGCAGGCCCTTCGCCGAGGCCACGGTGGTGCGGACCGGCCGCGCGTACGAGGCGGCTCACGCGCCGGGGCCGGGAGAGCGGGGGAGGGGACTGCCGCCGCACGCCGCCGCAGCGCACTCGGCGGCGCCGACTGGGGCAATGTCTTTGCGTTAA
- a CDS encoding MBL fold metallo-hydrolase, whose amino-acid sequence MAENIASPQSADSPAPSWAVGDLLVHRIDEVALPPQTGPWLLPTATPDVVDGTPWLRPHFAGADGVLRLASHTFAVEANGLRVLIDTGIGNGKTRANPAWHDLDTDYLHRLTAAGFAPESVDLVVLTHLHTDHVGWNTRRQDGRWVPTFPRARYLASRAEWDHWANGDLEEPRRQMFRDSVHPIRDAGLLDLVDVRGPGTEVADGVRLLSTPGHTPGHVAVRLEGGDRDAVVTGDCVHHPVQMRHPDITSCVDTDPDRAVRSRRELLAGLADTGTLLLGGHFPPPTAGHVVRDGGGYRLEAAAPPSPEAAPACMPGAEAEGECGSSRVSTAC is encoded by the coding sequence ATGGCCGAGAACATCGCCTCCCCGCAGTCCGCCGACAGTCCCGCGCCGAGCTGGGCCGTGGGCGATCTGCTCGTGCACCGCATCGACGAAGTGGCGCTCCCCCCGCAGACGGGCCCCTGGCTGCTGCCCACCGCCACTCCCGACGTCGTGGACGGCACCCCGTGGCTCCGGCCGCACTTCGCCGGGGCCGACGGCGTCCTGCGGCTTGCCAGTCACACGTTCGCCGTCGAGGCGAACGGACTGCGCGTACTGATCGACACGGGCATCGGCAACGGCAAGACCCGGGCCAACCCCGCCTGGCACGACCTGGACACCGACTACCTCCACCGGCTCACGGCGGCGGGCTTCGCGCCGGAGAGCGTCGACCTGGTCGTCCTGACCCATCTGCACACCGACCACGTCGGCTGGAACACCCGTCGGCAGGACGGGCGTTGGGTGCCCACCTTCCCCCGCGCCCGCTATCTGGCGTCCCGCGCCGAATGGGACCACTGGGCGAACGGTGACCTGGAGGAGCCGCGCCGGCAGATGTTCCGGGACTCGGTCCACCCGATCCGGGACGCCGGGCTGCTCGACCTCGTCGACGTGAGGGGCCCCGGGACCGAAGTGGCCGACGGCGTCCGGCTGCTGTCCACCCCCGGCCACACGCCGGGCCATGTCGCCGTGCGGCTCGAAGGCGGCGATCGGGACGCCGTCGTCACCGGCGACTGCGTGCACCATCCGGTGCAGATGCGCCACCCCGACATCACCAGCTGCGTGGACACGGACCCGGACCGGGCCGTCCGCAGCCGCCGGGAGCTCCTCGCGGGCCTCGCCGACACCGGAACCCTGCTGCTCGGCGGCCACTTCCCGCCGCCGACGGCGGGCCACGTCGTCAGGGACGGCGGCGGCTACCGCCTCGAAGCCGCCGCCCCACCCTCGCCGGAAGCGGCCCCGGCATGCATGCCGGGAGCCGAGGCCGAGGGTGAGTGCGGCTCGTCGAGGGTCAGTACAGCTTGTTGA
- a CDS encoding Asp23/Gls24 family envelope stress response protein, whose amino-acid sequence MTEQHASGELTDTVARAVLDTAGVAFLRPGLAQLLRASGPLSRVRAGSPGVGRSSHSSGVRVRRLGGTGGWHIEVHVVLHRGHRAVDVTRSVRAAVTEALRGGADAPLRVSVTVTGLV is encoded by the coding sequence GTGACGGAGCAACACGCATCCGGTGAGCTGACGGACACCGTCGCGAGGGCGGTCCTCGACACGGCCGGAGTCGCCTTCCTGCGGCCCGGCCTGGCCCAACTCCTGCGCGCTTCGGGCCCCCTGAGCCGCGTACGCGCGGGGAGTCCGGGCGTCGGAAGGTCGTCGCATTCCTCGGGCGTACGTGTGAGACGGCTCGGCGGTACCGGGGGGTGGCACATCGAGGTGCACGTCGTCCTGCACCGGGGCCACCGCGCTGTCGACGTGACCCGGTCGGTGCGCGCCGCGGTCACCGAGGCCCTGCGCGGGGGGGCGGACGCCCCTCTTCGGGTCTCCGTGACCGTGACCGGGTTGGTGTGA
- a CDS encoding Asp23/Gls24 family envelope stress response protein, which yields MAVNEGTGPGEERGTATGENPADGFAEREPLPCGRELWSVWEHWESGEPDPHAAACPHCTEALDTLRRLEDVVSAARASEPREREEADASALVGRVMEVVRLELRPGRTLPLGEEDEDAWIVEAAAARTVRAAAETLTGVRAGSCRIEVRPEDDAPPAPAGRLRRGPVRIRLEVQVALTWNLQEVAERVRRRVLEAADAELGMPVATVDVTIGDLIDEGTEHDDDVEGRRP from the coding sequence ATGGCGGTGAACGAGGGGACCGGGCCGGGCGAGGAGCGCGGGACGGCCACCGGGGAGAATCCGGCGGACGGCTTCGCGGAGCGTGAACCGCTGCCCTGCGGACGGGAGTTGTGGAGCGTCTGGGAGCACTGGGAGAGCGGCGAACCCGATCCCCACGCCGCCGCGTGCCCGCACTGCACCGAGGCGCTGGACACCCTGCGCCGCCTGGAGGACGTCGTCTCCGCCGCGCGCGCGTCGGAGCCGCGGGAGCGGGAGGAGGCCGACGCCTCCGCGCTCGTCGGCCGCGTCATGGAGGTGGTCCGGCTCGAACTGCGGCCGGGCCGGACGCTGCCGCTCGGCGAGGAGGACGAGGACGCCTGGATCGTGGAGGCGGCCGCCGCCCGAACCGTCCGCGCGGCGGCCGAGACCCTGACCGGGGTGCGGGCGGGCAGTTGCCGCATCGAGGTCCGGCCCGAGGACGACGCGCCCCCCGCCCCGGCGGGACGCCTACGGCGGGGCCCGGTCAGGATCCGCCTCGAAGTGCAGGTCGCCCTCACATGGAATCTCCAGGAGGTCGCCGAGCGCGTCCGCCGCAGGGTGCTGGAGGCGGCCGACGCCGAGCTGGGCATGCCGGTCGCGACGGTCGACGTGACGATCGGCGACCTCATCGATGAGGGGACCGAGCACGACGACGACGTGGAAGGACGGCGACCGTGA
- a CDS encoding RNA polymerase sigma factor, whose product MPGDRGRAPEDGAEESARREDGLLAVRAGEGDEEAFEELVRRHAPGLLRLATRLLGSRTEAEDAVQESFVSAWRKLPEFRRDARFSTWIHRIVTNRCLNVLRARRPAVGLEGVPEPQAPEHEASPARVAEGHAAVADLSRAMAGLSPEQRVCWVLRELNGLSYESIAESVGISPEAVRGRVFRARRYLTEAMAAWR is encoded by the coding sequence GTGCCCGGGGACCGGGGCAGAGCGCCCGAGGACGGAGCGGAGGAGTCCGCACGGCGCGAGGACGGATTGCTGGCGGTACGGGCCGGGGAAGGTGACGAAGAGGCCTTCGAGGAGTTGGTGCGACGCCACGCGCCCGGCCTGCTGCGGCTGGCGACGCGGCTGCTGGGGAGTCGGACGGAGGCCGAGGACGCCGTGCAGGAGTCGTTCGTGAGCGCATGGCGCAAGCTGCCCGAGTTCCGGCGGGACGCCCGGTTCAGTACGTGGATACACCGCATCGTCACCAACCGGTGCCTGAACGTGCTGCGCGCCCGCCGCCCCGCCGTGGGCCTGGAAGGCGTACCCGAGCCGCAGGCCCCGGAGCACGAGGCATCGCCCGCCAGGGTGGCCGAGGGGCACGCGGCCGTGGCGGACCTGAGCAGGGCGATGGCGGGACTGTCACCGGAACAGCGGGTGTGCTGGGTGCTGCGCGAACTCAACGGCCTTTCCTACGAATCCATCGCCGAGTCGGTCGGGATCAGCCCGGAGGCGGTGCGCGGCCGCGTCTTCAGGGCGCGGCGCTATCTCACGGAGGCGATGGCCGCATGGCGGTGA
- a CDS encoding Asp23/Gls24 family envelope stress response protein, with protein sequence MATQDIHSNAATTSGGTDSGPTGTAQKSAGTAAVAGTTTVTGGTGAGEPAATRGKTSIADVVVVKIAGMAAREIPGVFDMGGGLSRTIGAVRDRVPGGRPNVGRGVKVEVGERQTAIDLDIVVEYGVPITDVAHDVRENVIGAVERITGLEVVEVNVAVNDVRLPDDETADSAGETRVE encoded by the coding sequence ATGGCGACTCAGGACATTCATTCGAACGCGGCCACGACGTCCGGTGGCACCGACAGCGGTCCCACCGGGACAGCCCAGAAGAGCGCGGGCACCGCCGCGGTGGCGGGGACCACCACGGTGACGGGCGGCACCGGTGCGGGCGAGCCGGCCGCGACCCGGGGGAAGACATCCATCGCCGATGTCGTGGTCGTGAAGATCGCCGGGATGGCGGCGCGGGAGATCCCCGGCGTCTTCGACATGGGCGGCGGCCTCTCGCGGACCATCGGCGCGGTGCGGGACCGGGTGCCGGGCGGGCGGCCCAACGTCGGGCGCGGCGTGAAGGTCGAGGTCGGCGAGCGGCAGACGGCGATCGATCTGGACATCGTCGTCGAGTACGGCGTGCCGATCACCGACGTCGCCCATGATGTGCGCGAGAACGTCATCGGCGCCGTGGAGCGGATCACCGGTCTGGAAGTCGTCGAGGTCAACGTCGCGGTCAACGACGTACGGCTGCCCGACGACGAGACCGCGGACTCCGCCGGCGAGACGCGGGTGGAGTAG
- a CDS encoding DUF6286 domain-containing protein: MSTRPVEPRTTPPAERGATTVAERAVRRIAERAATEALAPGEVQVSRGSAVVRGRRARVGVAVTLPYPAVLDEAGERVRSHVADRTARLTGLAVPSARVRIRELRVREEVRGEGEKEQSGEAEGTADGAHGPSGAVAASPKRARESAAVGRARRPWSQRRALAGALAFACAGVCGLFLYDVVSVHAAGRPPARWRDRLMEWLATHGPDGGAWPGVALAAAVFLLGVWLLVLALTPGRRRELPMAGASPEVRAVLDRRAVAVLLRDAVAELPGITRVRVRVGRRGARVRAGLAFGPLESARRAVAETAEEALAACGLARPPRLRVRVRAEPAWHAPAPPEADVAPAADASTRRSTLP, translated from the coding sequence ATGAGCACGCGTCCGGTGGAGCCTCGCACCACGCCCCCGGCCGAGCGCGGCGCGACGACCGTGGCCGAGCGCGCGGTGCGCCGCATCGCGGAACGGGCCGCCACGGAGGCGTTGGCGCCGGGCGAGGTACAGGTGAGCCGAGGGTCGGCCGTGGTGCGTGGCCGCCGGGCCAGGGTGGGGGTCGCCGTGACGCTGCCCTACCCCGCCGTGCTCGACGAGGCGGGTGAACGCGTACGGTCGCACGTCGCCGACCGCACGGCCCGCCTCACCGGTCTCGCCGTGCCCTCGGCCCGGGTCCGGATCCGCGAACTGCGCGTGCGCGAAGAGGTACGGGGCGAGGGAGAGAAAGAGCAATCGGGAGAGGCTGAAGGGACGGCGGACGGGGCCCACGGACCGTCCGGGGCGGTGGCCGCGTCGCCGAAGCGGGCCAGGGAGTCTGCGGCCGTGGGCCGGGCGCGTCGACCGTGGTCCCAACGTCGGGCCCTCGCCGGAGCGTTGGCGTTCGCCTGCGCGGGGGTCTGCGGTCTGTTCCTGTACGACGTGGTGTCCGTCCACGCGGCCGGGCGGCCTCCCGCCCGGTGGCGGGACCGGCTGATGGAGTGGCTGGCCACCCACGGCCCGGACGGCGGCGCATGGCCCGGCGTGGCCCTGGCGGCCGCCGTGTTCCTCCTCGGCGTATGGCTGCTGGTCCTGGCCCTCACGCCGGGGCGGCGGCGCGAGCTGCCCATGGCGGGAGCGTCCCCGGAGGTCCGGGCGGTGCTCGACCGGCGTGCCGTGGCGGTGCTGCTGCGGGACGCCGTGGCGGAGCTGCCCGGCATCACCCGGGTGCGGGTCCGTGTCGGGCGCCGTGGGGCGCGGGTGCGGGCCGGGCTTGCGTTCGGCCCCCTGGAGTCCGCGCGCCGTGCGGTGGCCGAGACCGCGGAGGAGGCCTTGGCCGCCTGCGGTCTGGCGAGGCCCCCGCGGCTGCGGGTCCGGGTGCGCGCCGAGCCCGCCTGGCATGCTCCCGCGCCACCGGAGGCGGACGTGGCGCCCGCGGCCGACGCTTCGACGCGGAGGAGCACCCTGCCATGA
- a CDS encoding SRPBCC family protein — MPRTFTVSRSILVQAPPQAVYEEISRPARMGRWSPENLGATLRGADRAAHVGMVFDGHNKRGAVRWTTRCTVTAAEPGNRFAFRVHAIGLKRPRLRAPIATWEYRFEEAGSGIAGGVTRVTETWTDDRRSWPDSVAGAFDWIATRGHTFADFQVGNIDRTLRNLKRDLEDRRGA, encoded by the coding sequence ATGCCCCGCACGTTCACCGTCTCCCGCAGCATCCTGGTCCAGGCGCCGCCCCAGGCGGTGTACGAGGAGATCAGCCGACCCGCGCGGATGGGGAGGTGGAGCCCCGAGAATCTGGGCGCCACCCTCCGCGGCGCGGACCGAGCCGCCCACGTGGGCATGGTCTTCGACGGACACAACAAGCGCGGCGCGGTCCGCTGGACGACGCGCTGCACGGTGACCGCGGCCGAGCCCGGAAACCGCTTCGCGTTCCGTGTCCACGCGATCGGACTCAAGCGCCCGCGCCTGCGCGCACCCATCGCCACCTGGGAGTACCGCTTCGAGGAGGCGGGCTCCGGGATCGCGGGCGGTGTCACGAGGGTGACCGAGACATGGACGGACGACCGGCGCTCCTGGCCGGACTCCGTGGCCGGCGCGTTCGACTGGATCGCCACCCGTGGGCACACGTTCGCCGACTTCCAGGTCGGGAACATCGACAGGACGCTGCGCAACCTCAAGCGGGACCTGGAGGACCGGCGCGGCGCCTGA
- a CDS encoding DUF4440 domain-containing protein, translating to MSKIEIDALTAEFFGAFDNRGGKSADVARIRRLLIPGGVIVVAGPELKVYTVEEFIEPRERLLNDGRLVEFSEWETSEQTLIAGDVAARFGEYRKAGVLDGEAFEGAGTKSIQFVRDAGGWRIAAFTWCDQP from the coding sequence ATGTCCAAGATCGAGATAGACGCGCTGACCGCCGAGTTCTTCGGCGCCTTCGACAACCGGGGCGGCAAGTCCGCCGACGTGGCCCGGATCCGCCGCCTGCTCATTCCGGGCGGCGTGATCGTCGTGGCCGGTCCCGAACTCAAGGTCTACACCGTGGAGGAGTTCATCGAGCCCCGCGAACGGCTGCTGAACGACGGCCGCCTCGTCGAGTTCTCCGAGTGGGAGACCTCCGAACAGACCTTGATCGCGGGGGATGTCGCGGCGCGGTTCGGCGAGTACCGCAAGGCGGGCGTCCTGGACGGCGAGGCATTCGAGGGCGCGGGCACCAAGAGCATCCAGTTCGTCCGGGACGCCGGTGGCTGGCGGATCGCGGCGTTCACCTGGTGCGACCAGCCCTGA
- a CDS encoding DegT/DnrJ/EryC1/StrS family aminotransferase produces the protein MPYGSRLTAEMTRRLGRECLYVPSARLALYLALRRWCRPGARVLMSPVNDDVILFVVLAAGLRPVQAPVSVWDGNIDPAAVPESTWRNVDAVLTTNLYGVPDRVVELRRRCEQLGIPLFEDVAHAIGTRVAGQPIGTFGKAAAFSLSKHVAGMAGGFLAVEDTVTRRELERLRDELLVPGRLRGDIATTLRPLARSAVRGLRLVRPVWRTMRRLGLLERDTFRMELHPRRLADCARRAPSLSAYEPWVRVDLHGFRERHGALVRGQLKLRMDRLDGALARRSVGVSLLASTAWAGRALRERTAEDGPPPLFRVPLLVQDRDALLDRLVDHGMVCGYVYDPPLDDYAGAEFVEPSPDPSAARWFASHTLPVDPLLAHKVVRALTKERVRPASPEARHLRNPRRDRDVPQAPPAPCC, from the coding sequence ATGCCCTACGGATCACGGCTCACCGCGGAGATGACACGACGGCTCGGACGCGAGTGCCTGTACGTCCCTTCGGCCCGGCTGGCCCTCTATCTGGCGCTGCGCCGCTGGTGCAGGCCGGGCGCACGCGTCCTGATGTCACCGGTCAACGACGACGTGATCCTTTTCGTGGTCCTCGCGGCCGGACTGCGCCCGGTCCAGGCCCCCGTCTCCGTCTGGGACGGCAACATCGACCCGGCCGCGGTCCCGGAGTCGACCTGGCGGAACGTGGACGCCGTACTGACCACCAACCTGTACGGAGTGCCGGACCGCGTCGTCGAACTGCGCCGCCGCTGCGAACAGTTGGGCATACCCCTCTTCGAGGACGTGGCGCACGCGATCGGCACGCGCGTAGCAGGACAGCCGATCGGCACCTTCGGGAAGGCGGCGGCGTTCAGCCTGTCCAAGCACGTGGCGGGCATGGCCGGCGGCTTCCTCGCCGTCGAGGACACCGTGACGCGACGGGAGTTGGAGCGGCTGCGCGACGAACTGCTCGTGCCCGGCCGCCTCCGCGGCGACATCGCCACCACGCTCCGCCCCCTGGCGCGTTCGGCCGTACGCGGCCTGCGCCTGGTGCGCCCGGTATGGCGGACGATGCGGCGCCTGGGGCTGCTCGAACGCGACACGTTCCGCATGGAGCTGCACCCGCGGCGGCTCGCGGACTGCGCACGCCGCGCGCCGAGCCTGTCGGCGTACGAGCCATGGGTGCGCGTCGACCTCCACGGCTTCCGCGAGCGCCACGGGGCCCTGGTGCGCGGGCAGTTGAAGCTGCGCATGGACCGGCTCGACGGCGCCCTCGCCCGGCGCTCCGTGGGGGTATCCCTGCTGGCAAGCACCGCCTGGGCGGGCCGGGCGCTGCGCGAGCGCACGGCGGAGGACGGCCCGCCCCCTCTCTTCCGTGTGCCGCTCCTGGTCCAGGACCGCGACGCGCTCCTCGACCGTCTCGTGGACCACGGCATGGTCTGCGGGTACGTCTACGACCCTCCGCTCGACGACTACGCGGGCGCGGAGTTCGTCGAACCGTCCCCCGACCCGTCGGCCGCCCGCTGGTTCGCCTCGCACACCCTCCCGGTCGACCCGCTGCTCGCCCACAAGGTCGTCCGCGCCCTGACGAAGGAACGCGTGAGGCCCGCGAGCCCGGAGGCGCGGCACCTCCGAAATCCCCGACGCGATAGGGACGTTCCGCAGGCGCCCCCCGCACCGTGTTGCTAG
- a CDS encoding GNAT family N-acetyltransferase — protein MDITIHGLYGLSDPLRAAWHRAMDESPEYANPFLAPEFAEGVGRFRGGARVAVLREGGEPVGFFPYERNSFGVGRAIGLGLSDCQALVHRPGVVWDTEELLKACRLAVFEFDHLVEEQKPFGGHVTGTFASPVLDLRAGEGDYAQWLRDAYPRLARATLKKERRLVRDLGELRFVYDERDPRVLRTLMRWKSAQYRRTGRMDRFARPWIVGLVDHLFELREEHLTGVLSVMYAGDRPVAAHFGPASRTVFAAWFTAYDPQFRYYSPGLLMHLRMAEAAGRHGVRIMDLGRGEKEYKDRLKTRELRVGEGFATRPHPVAAAHRMWRRPVRGLRNTVLAHPGLREPADRLLKTLGTLRTSSREKPVGPAPRLR, from the coding sequence GTGGACATCACCATCCACGGACTCTACGGGCTGAGCGACCCGCTCCGCGCGGCCTGGCACCGGGCGATGGACGAGTCGCCCGAGTACGCCAACCCGTTCCTGGCACCGGAGTTCGCCGAAGGCGTCGGCCGGTTCCGCGGCGGCGCCCGGGTGGCCGTGTTACGGGAGGGCGGTGAGCCCGTCGGCTTCTTCCCGTACGAGCGGAACTCCTTCGGCGTCGGCCGGGCGATCGGCCTCGGCCTCTCCGACTGCCAGGCGCTCGTACACCGCCCCGGAGTCGTGTGGGACACCGAGGAACTGCTGAAGGCCTGCCGGCTCGCCGTCTTCGAGTTCGATCACCTCGTCGAGGAGCAGAAGCCGTTCGGCGGGCACGTCACCGGCACGTTCGCCTCGCCGGTGCTCGACCTGAGGGCCGGTGAGGGCGACTACGCGCAGTGGCTGCGCGACGCCTACCCGCGGCTGGCCAGGGCGACGCTGAAGAAGGAACGCCGACTCGTCCGCGACCTCGGCGAGTTGCGGTTCGTCTACGACGAGCGCGACCCGCGCGTGCTGCGCACCCTCATGCGCTGGAAGTCCGCCCAGTACCGCAGGACGGGCCGCATGGACCGCTTCGCGCGGCCGTGGATCGTCGGTCTCGTGGACCATCTCTTCGAGCTCCGCGAGGAACACCTCACCGGCGTGCTCTCCGTGATGTACGCCGGCGACCGGCCGGTGGCCGCACACTTCGGGCCGGCCTCGCGCACGGTGTTCGCCGCGTGGTTCACCGCGTACGACCCCCAGTTCCGCTACTACTCGCCCGGGCTGCTGATGCATCTGCGGATGGCGGAGGCGGCGGGGCGGCACGGCGTACGGATCATGGACCTGGGGCGGGGCGAGAAGGAGTACAAGGACCGGCTCAAGACGCGGGAACTGCGGGTGGGTGAAGGCTTCGCGACGCGCCCCCATCCGGTGGCAGCCGCGCACCGGATGTGGCGCAGGCCGGTGCGCGGCCTGCGGAACACCGTCCTGGCCCATCCCGGACTGCGCGAGCCCGCCGACCGGCTCCTGAAGACGCTCGGCACGCTGCGCACGTCGAGCCGGGAGAAGCCCGTCGGCCCGGCACCCCGGCTCCGCTGA
- a CDS encoding cobalamin B12-binding domain-containing protein produces the protein MSEPSERGDRPEGTRTTEGTGTPEAGLTTGALARRLGVSPTTLRTWDRRYGLGPATREPGHHRRWSERDIAVVEEMGRLTSLGVPPADAAREALRHGPESAAARLPSPRQAPRAHEGSPDAFVRQRRGLSRAAVRLDAPAVQDLLTNAVERHGLLAAWQEVMVPTLHAVGRKWEEAGDRYVEVEHLLSWHVSRTLHRCATAPAAPSPAAPLVLACVPGEQHSLPLEALSAALGEVGVAQRMFGAAVPVEAVSAAVRRTGPAVVVLWSQARSTASVPLARHIADTRWGVRGARGRPVVMLGGPGWAGPAVRGALRPTTLREALAQIGKVCGGRVNTAPRQRG, from the coding sequence ATGAGCGAGCCCAGTGAACGCGGCGACCGTCCTGAGGGCACCCGGACGACCGAGGGCACCGGGACCCCCGAAGCCGGCCTCACCACAGGCGCGCTGGCGAGGCGCCTGGGAGTGTCGCCCACGACGCTGCGCACCTGGGACCGCAGGTACGGCCTCGGTCCCGCCACGCGCGAGCCCGGCCACCACCGCCGCTGGTCGGAGCGGGACATCGCGGTGGTCGAGGAGATGGGCCGCCTCACCTCGCTCGGGGTGCCGCCGGCCGATGCCGCGCGCGAGGCGCTCCGGCACGGCCCCGAATCCGCCGCCGCCCGCCTGCCGTCGCCCCGGCAGGCCCCCCGCGCCCACGAGGGATCACCGGACGCCTTCGTACGGCAGCGGCGGGGCCTGTCGCGCGCGGCCGTTCGCCTCGACGCTCCCGCTGTCCAGGACCTGCTGACGAACGCGGTGGAGCGGCACGGTCTGCTCGCCGCGTGGCAGGAGGTGATGGTGCCGACGCTGCACGCGGTGGGCCGCAAGTGGGAGGAGGCCGGTGACCGGTACGTGGAGGTGGAGCACCTGCTGTCCTGGCACGTCTCCCGTACCCTGCACCGCTGCGCCACCGCCCCGGCCGCCCCGTCCCCGGCGGCACCGCTCGTCCTGGCCTGCGTCCCCGGCGAGCAGCACTCGCTGCCGCTGGAGGCACTCAGCGCGGCGCTCGGCGAAGTGGGCGTCGCCCAGCGCATGTTCGGGGCGGCCGTGCCGGTCGAGGCGGTCTCGGCGGCGGTCCGCAGGACGGGTCCCGCGGTCGTCGTCCTGTGGTCGCAGGCCCGCTCCACCGCGAGCGTGCCGCTGGCCCGGCACATCGCCGACACCCGCTGGGGCGTGCGCGGTGCCCGCGGCAGGCCCGTCGTCATGCTCGGCGGACCGGGCTGGGCGGGTCCCGCGGTGCGCGGCGCCCTGCGGCCGACCACCCTGCGGGAGGCCCTGGCACAGATCGGCAAGGTGTGCGGGGGGCGTGTCAACACCGCGCCGCGCCAACGCGGTTGA